Proteins from a genomic interval of Ralstonia wenshanensis:
- the serB gene encoding phosphoserine phosphatase SerB yields MPVILQSPSPLSSGDIESVRSLFGSATYELRAPNVAAIEWVHELPSELRVQLDAICANLKMDYAWIPDEWTFGDFRVLAMDMDSTLITIECIDEIADFCGLKPQVAAITEASMRGEIKDFNESLTRRVELLKGLDASVLERVYAERLQLSLGAEKMLKAVQALGIRTLLVSGGFEFFTSRLQERLGLDRTRANTLEIVDGKLTGRVLGEIVNADVKAQTLKAFCQDLGVSPHNAIAMGDGSNDLKMMGVAGLSVAFRAKPIVQAQADVAFNVVGLDGLLNLFPQQ; encoded by the coding sequence ATGCCCGTCATCCTGCAAAGCCCGTCGCCGCTGTCCTCTGGCGACATTGAATCCGTCCGCAGCCTGTTCGGCAGCGCCACCTACGAGCTGCGCGCCCCCAACGTTGCCGCTATCGAGTGGGTGCACGAACTGCCCAGCGAATTGCGCGTCCAGCTTGATGCCATCTGTGCCAACCTGAAGATGGACTACGCGTGGATTCCGGACGAATGGACGTTCGGCGATTTTCGCGTGCTGGCGATGGATATGGATTCGACGCTCATCACGATTGAGTGCATCGACGAGATTGCGGATTTCTGCGGGCTCAAGCCGCAAGTGGCGGCCATCACCGAAGCGTCGATGCGCGGCGAAATCAAGGATTTCAACGAAAGCCTGACGCGGCGCGTCGAACTGCTCAAGGGCCTGGATGCGAGCGTGCTGGAGCGCGTCTATGCCGAGCGCCTGCAGCTCTCCCTGGGCGCAGAAAAGATGCTGAAGGCCGTGCAGGCACTGGGCATCCGCACGCTGCTGGTATCGGGCGGCTTCGAGTTCTTTACCTCGCGCCTGCAGGAGCGTCTGGGCCTTGACCGCACGCGCGCCAACACCCTGGAGATCGTCGACGGTAAGCTCACCGGCCGGGTGCTCGGCGAGATCGTCAATGCGGATGTGAAGGCGCAGACGCTCAAGGCGTTTTGCCAGGATCTGGGCGTATCACCACACAACGCCATCGCCATGGGCGACGGCTCGAACGATCTCAAGATGATGGGCGTGGCCGGCCTGTCGGTCGCGTTCCGCGCCAAGCCCATCGTGCAGGCGCAGGCCGACGTAGCGTTCAACGTTGTCGGCCTGGATGGGCTGTTGAATCTGTTCCCGCAGCAGTAA
- a CDS encoding tRNA dihydrouridine synthase — MSRLLLAPMEGVADYVMRDVLTRAGGYDGCVSEFVRVTGSLLPARTYERETPEIRNGGYTASGTPMTIQLLGSDPEWLARNAAYAATLTPHGIDLNFGCPAKVVNRHGGGAMLLATPEVLYDIVHAVRAAVPANISVTAKMRLGVSDTSRAIDCATALAEGGAESLVVHARTRDHGYRPPAHWDWIARIADAVRIPVTANGEVWTVADWERCRAVSGCSDVMIGRGAVSDPFLAQRIRGQMDEAPSAAEWPVVLGYLADYLKKLHARISAKHEHGRVKLWLSYLKRTWPQAAELHDAIRRLQDALEIERVIEQMQLRLGRPNAANG, encoded by the coding sequence ATGAGCCGTCTTTTGCTTGCCCCAATGGAGGGCGTCGCGGATTACGTCATGCGAGACGTGCTGACCCGGGCCGGTGGCTACGACGGATGCGTTTCGGAGTTCGTCCGGGTGACGGGCTCGCTGCTGCCAGCGCGCACATACGAACGTGAGACGCCCGAGATCCGCAACGGCGGCTATACGGCTAGCGGTACGCCGATGACCATCCAGCTCCTCGGCAGCGATCCGGAATGGCTGGCCCGCAATGCAGCGTACGCGGCAACCCTCACGCCGCATGGCATCGACCTCAACTTCGGCTGCCCGGCCAAGGTCGTGAACCGCCACGGCGGCGGCGCCATGCTGCTCGCTACGCCGGAAGTGCTGTACGACATCGTCCACGCCGTGCGGGCTGCGGTGCCGGCCAATATTTCGGTGACGGCCAAGATGCGGCTCGGCGTTTCCGATACGTCCCGCGCGATTGACTGTGCAACGGCGCTGGCGGAAGGCGGTGCCGAATCGCTCGTCGTGCATGCCCGCACGCGTGACCACGGCTACCGTCCGCCCGCTCACTGGGACTGGATCGCGCGCATCGCCGATGCCGTGCGCATTCCGGTCACCGCCAACGGCGAAGTCTGGACCGTGGCCGATTGGGAGCGCTGCCGGGCCGTCAGTGGCTGTAGTGACGTGATGATTGGGCGTGGTGCCGTGTCTGATCCTTTCTTGGCCCAGCGCATTCGCGGGCAGATGGACGAGGCGCCGTCCGCGGCGGAATGGCCGGTTGTGCTGGGCTATCTCGCCGATTATCTGAAGAAGCTGCATGCGCGCATCTCGGCCAAGCATGAGCATGGCCGCGTCAAACTGTGGCTGAGCTATCTGAAGCGGACGTGGCCCCAGGCTGCGGAGCTGCACGATGCCATTCGCAGGCTGCAGGACGCGCTGGAAATCGAGCGCGTGATTGAACAGATGCAGCTTCGGCTTGGTCGCCCAAACGCGGCGAACGGTTAA
- the argE gene encoding acetylornithine deacetylase, giving the protein MSTAPTPFSTLDWTNKLVSFDTTSRGSNLALIETVRDYLRGVGLESHLSHNDDGNKANLFATIPAADGSVQGGIVLSGHTDVVPVDGQKWDSNPFAPEVRDGKLYGRGTCDMKGFIASSLALVPSLLQARLREPVHLALSYDEEVGCVGAPRMIEDLIARGIKPAGCIVGEPTSMRPIVAHKGINAYRCRVHGRAAHSSLTPQGVNAIEYAARIICFVRDLADEFRAKGPFDDAFDVPFTTASTGLINGGIALNTIPALCELVFEFRNLPGVDAPAIRARVEHYVRETIEPAMQREHPDARIELDEIAAAPSLDASEQAAITQLVRVLTEDNDKRKVAYGTEAGLFQRAGIPAVLCGPGNIEQAHKANEYVELAQLDACDRFLAKVARSLMVETASA; this is encoded by the coding sequence ATGAGCACCGCCCCCACACCGTTCTCCACCCTCGACTGGACGAACAAGCTCGTCAGCTTCGATACCACCAGCCGCGGCTCCAACCTGGCGCTGATCGAAACCGTGCGCGACTACCTGCGCGGCGTCGGTCTTGAATCGCACCTCTCGCACAACGACGATGGCAATAAGGCCAACCTGTTTGCCACGATCCCGGCAGCAGATGGCAGTGTGCAAGGCGGCATCGTTCTGTCGGGCCATACCGATGTGGTGCCGGTGGACGGCCAGAAATGGGACAGCAACCCGTTTGCGCCGGAAGTGCGCGACGGCAAGCTCTACGGACGCGGCACATGCGACATGAAGGGCTTCATCGCTTCGTCGCTGGCGCTGGTGCCGTCGCTACTGCAGGCCCGGCTGCGCGAGCCTGTGCACCTCGCGCTGTCATATGACGAGGAAGTCGGCTGCGTGGGCGCCCCGCGCATGATCGAAGACCTGATCGCCCGCGGCATCAAGCCCGCCGGCTGCATCGTAGGCGAGCCCACCTCCATGCGCCCAATCGTCGCGCACAAGGGCATCAACGCCTACCGCTGCCGCGTGCACGGCCGCGCCGCGCATTCGTCGCTCACGCCGCAGGGTGTCAACGCCATCGAATACGCCGCGCGCATCATCTGTTTCGTGCGCGACCTGGCCGATGAATTCCGCGCCAAGGGCCCGTTCGACGATGCATTTGACGTGCCGTTCACCACGGCATCGACTGGCCTCATCAACGGCGGTATCGCGCTGAACACGATCCCCGCGCTGTGCGAGCTGGTGTTTGAATTCCGCAACCTGCCGGGCGTGGATGCGCCGGCCATCCGCGCGCGCGTCGAGCATTACGTGCGCGAAACCATCGAGCCCGCCATGCAGCGCGAGCACCCGGATGCCCGCATCGAACTCGACGAGATTGCCGCCGCACCGTCGCTGGACGCCTCTGAGCAAGCCGCCATCACGCAGCTTGTGCGTGTGCTGACCGAAGACAACGACAAGCGCAAGGTCGCCTACGGCACGGAAGCCGGCCTCTTCCAGCGCGCCGGCATTCCTGCCGTGCTGTGCGGCCCGGGCAACATCGAACAGGCGCACAAGGCCAACGAATATGTCGAACTCGCCCAGCTCGACGCGTGCGACCGCTTCCTCGCCAAGGTGGCGCGCAGCCTGATGGTCGAAACCGCGTCCGCCTGA
- the bktB gene encoding beta-ketothiolase BktB yields MAREVVVVSGVRTAIGTFGGSLKDVAPCELGALVVREALARAGVKGEEVGHVVFGHVINTEPRDMYLSRVAAVNGGVSAETPAFNVNRLCGSGLQAVVSAAQTILLGDADVAIAGGAESMSRAPYLAPAARWGSRMGDAKMVDMMLGALHDPFHTIHMGVTAENVAREFGISREQQDQTALESHQRASRAIRAGYFKDQIVPVTIKSRKGDIQFDTDEHVRHDATIDDMTKLKPVFAKENGTVTAGNASGLNDAGAALVLMERSVAEKRGLKPLARLVSYGHAGVDPKIMGIGPVPATRKALERAGLSVKDLDVIEANEAFAAQACAVTKELGLDPAKVNPNGSGISLGHPIGATGALITVKALHELQRIGGRYALVTMCIGGGQGIAAVFERI; encoded by the coding sequence ATGGCACGTGAAGTGGTGGTGGTCAGCGGCGTTCGTACCGCAATCGGGACCTTTGGCGGCAGCCTGAAGGATGTGGCGCCGTGCGAGCTGGGTGCACTCGTCGTGCGCGAGGCACTGGCCCGCGCTGGCGTGAAGGGCGAAGAAGTCGGTCACGTGGTGTTTGGCCACGTGATCAACACCGAGCCGCGCGACATGTATCTCTCGCGCGTGGCCGCTGTGAACGGTGGTGTGTCGGCCGAAACGCCCGCATTCAACGTCAACCGTCTGTGCGGCTCGGGCCTGCAGGCTGTGGTGAGCGCGGCGCAGACCATCCTGCTCGGCGATGCCGATGTCGCAATCGCTGGCGGCGCTGAAAGCATGAGCCGTGCGCCGTACCTTGCGCCCGCGGCCCGCTGGGGTTCGCGCATGGGCGACGCCAAGATGGTCGACATGATGCTGGGCGCGCTGCACGACCCGTTCCACACGATCCACATGGGCGTTACGGCAGAAAACGTCGCCCGCGAATTCGGCATCAGCCGCGAGCAGCAGGACCAGACGGCCCTGGAATCGCACCAGCGTGCCTCGCGCGCGATCCGTGCCGGCTACTTCAAGGATCAGATCGTTCCGGTGACGATCAAGTCACGCAAGGGCGATATCCAGTTCGATACCGATGAGCACGTCCGCCACGACGCGACCATCGACGACATGACCAAGCTCAAGCCGGTCTTCGCGAAAGAGAACGGCACGGTCACGGCTGGCAATGCCTCGGGCCTGAACGATGCGGGCGCGGCACTGGTGCTGATGGAGCGTTCGGTGGCCGAGAAGCGCGGCCTGAAGCCGCTGGCACGCCTGGTGTCGTACGGCCACGCTGGCGTGGATCCGAAGATCATGGGCATCGGCCCGGTGCCGGCCACGCGCAAGGCGCTGGAGCGCGCTGGCCTGTCGGTCAAGGATCTCGATGTAATCGAAGCCAACGAGGCGTTCGCCGCCCAGGCCTGCGCGGTGACGAAGGAACTCGGTCTGGACCCAGCCAAGGTCAATCCGAACGGCTCTGGCATCTCGCTCGGCCACCCGATCGGCGCAACGGGTGCGCTCATCACGGTCAAGGCGTTGCACGAGTTGCAGCGCATCGGCGGTCGCTACGCGCTGGTGACCATGTGTATTGGTGGAGGACAAGGCATTGCGGCGGTGTTCGAACGCATCTGA
- a CDS encoding cystathionine beta-lyase, with protein MNDDTKLPPMFPATQAVHPDLHIPPGFTAFSHATHRASTVVFKNLADMRAFGSGSVVHWRYGLHATPTSDTLCQALAQIEGGSHALLLPSGLAAISLVYFSLIKSGDDVLIPDNAYGPNRDHGEWMARQFGITVRYYDPMIGAGIADLMRHNTKLVWLEAPGSVTMEVPDCTAIAGVARKAGAITAIDNTWSGGVYYQPFEHGIDISVQALTKYQSGGSDVLMGAAITNDEALHHKLLATRMRMGWGVSADDCYFVLRGLPSLPTRLAAHDAHAREVAEWLADRPEVVRVLHPALPDCPGHENWKRDFTGASGLFSIVLHERYSQAQIDAFIEGLRYFAIGFSWGGAHSLALPYNIPSMRTATAWPPADWENAGGFVRLYIGLEDPRDLIADLKQAMETHLRA; from the coding sequence GTGAACGACGACACCAAGCTCCCGCCCATGTTTCCCGCGACACAGGCTGTGCATCCGGACTTGCATATCCCGCCGGGCTTCACGGCGTTCTCGCATGCCACGCATCGTGCGTCCACGGTGGTGTTCAAGAACCTCGCCGACATGCGCGCCTTCGGTAGCGGCAGCGTGGTGCACTGGCGCTACGGCTTGCATGCCACGCCGACGTCCGACACGCTGTGCCAAGCGCTGGCACAAATCGAGGGCGGCTCGCACGCGCTGCTGCTGCCCTCGGGACTGGCGGCGATTTCGCTGGTGTATTTCTCGCTGATCAAATCCGGCGACGACGTGCTGATTCCGGACAACGCCTACGGGCCGAACCGTGACCACGGCGAGTGGATGGCACGCCAGTTCGGCATTACCGTGCGTTACTACGACCCGATGATCGGCGCCGGCATTGCCGACCTGATGCGCCACAACACGAAGCTCGTGTGGCTCGAAGCGCCCGGTTCGGTGACGATGGAAGTGCCCGACTGCACAGCCATCGCCGGGGTGGCGCGCAAGGCCGGCGCCATCACCGCCATCGACAATACCTGGAGCGGCGGCGTGTATTACCAGCCGTTCGAGCACGGCATCGACATCTCCGTACAGGCGCTGACCAAGTACCAATCGGGTGGCAGCGATGTGCTGATGGGCGCGGCTATCACCAACGATGAAGCGTTGCATCACAAGCTGCTTGCCACGCGCATGCGCATGGGCTGGGGTGTGTCCGCGGACGACTGCTACTTTGTGCTGCGCGGCCTGCCGAGCCTGCCGACGCGTCTGGCTGCGCACGACGCGCACGCCCGCGAAGTGGCCGAATGGTTGGCAGACCGACCCGAAGTCGTGCGCGTGCTGCACCCGGCGCTGCCCGATTGTCCGGGCCATGAAAACTGGAAGCGCGACTTTACCGGCGCAAGCGGGTTGTTCTCGATCGTGTTGCACGAACGCTATTCGCAGGCGCAGATCGATGCCTTTATCGAAGGCCTGCGCTACTTTGCGATCGGCTTTTCGTGGGGCGGGGCGCATAGCCTGGCGCTGCCATACAACATTCCGTCGATGCGTACGGCGACTGCCTGGCCGCCGGCCGATTGGGAGAACGCGGGCGGTTTCGTGCGGTTGTATATCGGTCTGGAAGACCCGCGTGATTTGATTGCGGATTTGAAGCAGGCGATGGAGACGCACCTGCGGGCTTGA
- the rimO gene encoding 30S ribosomal protein S12 methylthiotransferase RimO has protein sequence MSDVSTQSPKVGFVSLGCPKALVDSEQIITQLRAEGYEISGTYGGADLVVVNTCGFIDEAVQESLDAIGEALAENGKVIVTGCLGAKKDAAGQDIITSVHPKVLAVTGPHALGEVMEAVHTHLPKPHDPFIDLVPPQGIKLTPKHYAYLKISEGCNHRCSFCIIPSMRGDLVSRPVAEVMLEAENLLKAGVKELLVISQDTSAYGVDVKFRMGFWNGRPLKTRMTELVGALGELASQYGAWVRLHYVYPYPSVDEVMPLMAEGKVLPYLDVPLQHAHPDVLKRMKRPANAEKTLDRIRAWREVCPELTIRSTFIAGFPGETEEEFQTLLDFIAEAELDRVGCFAYSPVEGATANDLPGALPDEVREERRARFMEVAERVSARRLQRKVGKSLRVLVDEVNQDGGIGRSSADAPEIDGLVYIAPPSKPYKRYKAGDFVSVKITGADGHDLWGEV, from the coding sequence ATGTCCGACGTCAGTACCCAGAGCCCCAAGGTGGGGTTCGTCAGTCTCGGTTGTCCCAAGGCCTTGGTCGATTCCGAGCAGATCATCACCCAACTGCGCGCGGAGGGGTATGAGATCTCCGGCACGTACGGCGGGGCGGACCTGGTGGTTGTCAACACCTGCGGCTTCATCGACGAGGCTGTGCAGGAGAGCCTGGATGCGATTGGCGAGGCGCTGGCCGAGAACGGCAAGGTGATCGTCACCGGCTGCCTGGGTGCCAAGAAGGACGCCGCGGGCCAGGACATCATCACCAGCGTGCACCCGAAGGTGCTGGCTGTGACGGGCCCTCACGCGCTGGGCGAGGTGATGGAAGCGGTGCACACGCACCTGCCCAAGCCGCACGACCCGTTCATTGATCTTGTGCCGCCGCAGGGCATCAAGCTCACGCCCAAGCACTACGCGTATCTGAAAATTTCGGAAGGCTGCAACCACCGCTGCAGCTTCTGCATCATCCCGTCGATGCGCGGTGACCTCGTCTCGCGCCCGGTGGCGGAAGTGATGCTGGAGGCGGAAAACCTGCTGAAGGCCGGCGTCAAGGAGCTGCTCGTCATTTCGCAGGACACCAGCGCCTACGGCGTCGACGTCAAATTCCGCATGGGCTTCTGGAACGGCCGCCCGCTGAAAACGCGCATGACCGAGCTGGTCGGCGCGCTGGGCGAGCTGGCGTCGCAGTACGGTGCCTGGGTGCGCCTGCACTACGTCTATCCATACCCGAGCGTGGATGAGGTGATGCCGCTGATGGCCGAAGGCAAGGTGCTTCCGTATCTGGACGTGCCCCTGCAGCACGCTCACCCCGACGTGCTCAAGCGCATGAAGCGCCCCGCCAACGCCGAGAAGACGCTAGACCGCATCCGCGCCTGGCGCGAGGTGTGCCCGGAGCTGACCATCCGCAGCACATTCATCGCCGGCTTCCCCGGTGAAACGGAGGAAGAGTTCCAGACGCTGCTCGACTTCATCGCCGAAGCCGAGCTGGACCGCGTGGGCTGCTTCGCCTATTCGCCGGTCGAGGGCGCCACCGCCAACGACCTGCCGGGCGCATTGCCCGACGAGGTGCGCGAGGAGCGCCGCGCGCGCTTCATGGAGGTCGCCGAGCGCGTGTCCGCCCGCCGCCTGCAGCGCAAGGTGGGCAAGTCGCTGCGCGTGCTGGTGGATGAGGTGAATCAGGACGGTGGCATCGGCCGTTCGTCGGCGGATGCGCCGGAGATTGACGGCCTGGTTTATATCGCGCCGCCGTCGAAGCCGTACAAGCGCTACAAGGCGGGCGATTTCGTGTCGGTCAAAATTACCGGCGCCGATGGCCACGACCTCTGGGGCGAGGTCTGA
- a CDS encoding acetyl-CoA C-acetyltransferase — protein MTDVVIVSAVRTAVGKFGGSLAKIAAPELGATVIREALARAKVAPDQVSEVIMGQVLTAGSGQNPARQAVIKAGLPNMVPGLTINKVCGSGLKAVMLAANAIMAGDAEIVVAGGQENMSAAPHVLPGSRDGFRMGDAKLIDSMIVDGLWDVYNQYHMGITAENVAKEYGITREAQDEFAVASQNKAEAAQKSGRFNDEIVPILIPQRKGDPIAFAQDEFVRHGATLESMAGLKPAFDKAGTVTAANASGLNDGAAAVVVMSAAKAKELGLTPLATIRAYASAGLDPKVMGMGPVPASKRCLSRAGWSVGDLDLMEINEAFAAQALAVHQQMGWDTSKVNVNGGAIAIGHPIGASGCRILVTLLHEMQKRDAKKGLASLCIGGGMGVALAVERP, from the coding sequence ATGACCGATGTTGTGATCGTATCGGCGGTACGCACCGCCGTGGGCAAGTTTGGTGGCTCGCTGGCGAAGATCGCTGCGCCTGAGCTTGGCGCAACCGTGATCCGCGAAGCTCTGGCGCGCGCCAAGGTGGCGCCGGACCAAGTGAGCGAAGTCATCATGGGCCAGGTGCTGACTGCCGGCTCGGGCCAGAACCCGGCGCGCCAGGCTGTCATCAAGGCGGGGCTGCCGAACATGGTGCCCGGCCTGACCATCAACAAGGTGTGCGGCTCGGGCCTGAAAGCCGTGATGCTGGCCGCCAACGCCATCATGGCGGGCGATGCCGAGATCGTCGTGGCCGGCGGCCAGGAAAACATGTCCGCCGCGCCGCACGTGCTGCCGGGCTCGCGCGATGGTTTCCGCATGGGCGATGCCAAGCTGATCGATTCGATGATTGTGGATGGGCTGTGGGACGTCTACAACCAGTACCACATGGGCATCACGGCCGAGAACGTCGCCAAGGAATACGGCATCACGCGTGAAGCGCAGGACGAGTTTGCCGTGGCTTCGCAGAACAAGGCGGAAGCCGCGCAAAAGTCGGGCCGCTTCAATGATGAAATCGTTCCGATCCTGATCCCGCAGCGCAAGGGCGATCCGATTGCCTTCGCACAGGATGAGTTCGTTCGCCATGGCGCCACGCTCGAATCGATGGCCGGGCTGAAGCCTGCTTTCGACAAGGCCGGCACGGTGACGGCGGCCAACGCCTCGGGCTTGAACGATGGTGCCGCCGCTGTCGTGGTGATGTCGGCTGCCAAGGCCAAGGAACTGGGTCTGACGCCGCTGGCTACGATCCGTGCATACGCGAGCGCCGGCCTGGACCCGAAGGTCATGGGCATGGGGCCGGTACCGGCATCGAAACGTTGCCTGTCGCGTGCCGGCTGGTCCGTGGGCGATCTGGACCTGATGGAGATCAACGAGGCGTTTGCCGCTCAGGCGCTGGCCGTGCATCAGCAGATGGGCTGGGATACGTCCAAGGTCAACGTCAATGGTGGTGCGATTGCGATCGGTCACCCGATCGGCGCGTCGGGCTGCCGCATCCTGGTCACGCTGCTGCACGAAATGCAGAAGCGCGATGCGAAGAAGGGCCTGGCCTCGCTGTGTATCGGCGGCGGCATGGGCGTGGCGCTGGCGGTTGAGCGTCCGTAA
- a CDS encoding PDDEXK nuclease domain-containing protein has translation MATRQPARRKLAPVVRETVDARDYAALLTEVRARIQAAQYAALRAVNKELVGLYWDIGQLIVARQQTEGWGKAVVQQLAADLQASFPGTGGFSASNLWRMKGFFETYRGATKLAPLVREIGWSHNLLILERCKDAQEREFYLRMTRKFGWSKNVLAHQIDNQSYEKSLLGQTNFDKALTPTLRAQAKLAVKDEYAFDFLELGDQHSERELERALITRIEDFLRAMGGMFAFLGSQYRLEVDGDEYFIDLLLFHRRLRSLVAIELKIGKFEPEFVGKMQFYLAALDEQVRQDDENPSIGIILCKEKKRTIVEYALRDARKPIGVATYAITKSLPKELQDQLPSPEIIARLLETL, from the coding sequence ATGGCGACTCGCCAACCTGCCCGCAGAAAACTCGCACCGGTGGTGCGAGAAACGGTAGATGCGCGGGATTACGCAGCCCTGCTCACCGAGGTCAGGGCGCGCATTCAGGCTGCGCAATACGCGGCCTTACGGGCGGTCAACAAAGAGCTGGTGGGCCTGTATTGGGACATCGGACAACTGATCGTGGCGCGGCAGCAAACCGAAGGGTGGGGTAAAGCCGTCGTACAGCAACTCGCCGCAGACCTGCAGGCGAGCTTTCCAGGCACGGGCGGTTTTTCAGCATCCAACCTGTGGCGGATGAAGGGTTTCTTCGAAACCTACCGCGGCGCGACAAAACTCGCACCACTGGTGCGAGAAATCGGTTGGAGCCATAACCTGCTTATCCTTGAGCGCTGCAAAGACGCTCAAGAGCGCGAGTTTTACCTGCGCATGACGCGCAAATTCGGTTGGTCAAAGAACGTTCTCGCCCATCAGATCGATAACCAGAGCTACGAAAAATCACTGCTGGGCCAGACCAATTTCGACAAGGCGCTGACGCCAACCCTGCGCGCGCAAGCCAAACTGGCGGTAAAAGACGAATACGCCTTTGATTTTCTCGAGCTCGGAGACCAGCATAGCGAACGTGAGCTGGAGCGCGCGCTGATCACCCGCATCGAAGATTTCCTGCGCGCAATGGGCGGCATGTTTGCCTTCCTGGGTAGCCAGTACCGGCTTGAAGTGGATGGCGACGAGTATTTCATCGATCTGCTCCTGTTCCACCGCCGCTTGCGCTCGCTGGTCGCCATCGAACTGAAAATCGGTAAATTCGAACCTGAGTTTGTCGGCAAGATGCAGTTCTACCTCGCAGCCCTCGACGAGCAGGTTCGCCAGGACGACGAGAACCCGTCCATCGGCATCATCCTGTGCAAGGAAAAGAAGCGCACCATCGTCGAATACGCTCTGCGCGATGCAAGAAAACCGATTGGCGTCGCGACTTACGCCATCACCAAGAGCCTGCCGAAGGAGTTGCAGGACCAGTTGCCTTCGCCTGAAATCATTGCGCGCCTGCTTGAAACACTGTAG
- a CDS encoding 3-ketoacyl-ACP reductase has product MTKRIAYVTGGMGGIGTAICQRLARDGFTVVAGCGPNSPRKAKWLEQQKALGFDFVPSEGNVGDWESTKAAFDKVKAEVGEVDVLINNAGITRDVVFRKMTRADWDAVIDTNLTSLFNVTKQVIDGMADRGWGRIINISSVNGQKGQFGQTNYSTAKAGLHGFTMALAQEVATKGVTVNTVSPGYIATDMVKAIRQDVLDKIVGTIPVKRLGEPTEIASICAWLASEESGFSTGADFSLNGGLHMG; this is encoded by the coding sequence ATGACCAAACGCATTGCATACGTCACCGGTGGCATGGGCGGTATCGGAACGGCGATTTGCCAGCGCTTGGCGCGCGACGGTTTCACCGTGGTCGCGGGCTGCGGCCCGAACTCGCCGCGCAAGGCAAAATGGCTCGAACAACAAAAGGCGCTGGGGTTCGATTTCGTGCCGTCCGAGGGCAACGTCGGTGATTGGGAGTCGACCAAGGCCGCGTTTGACAAGGTGAAGGCCGAAGTGGGCGAGGTGGATGTCCTGATCAACAACGCCGGCATCACGCGCGACGTGGTGTTTCGCAAGATGACCCGCGCCGACTGGGATGCGGTGATCGACACCAACCTGACGTCGCTGTTCAACGTGACCAAGCAGGTCATCGACGGCATGGCGGATCGCGGCTGGGGCCGCATCATCAACATCTCGTCGGTGAATGGCCAGAAAGGTCAGTTTGGCCAGACCAACTACTCGACGGCCAAGGCTGGCTTGCATGGCTTCACGATGGCGCTGGCGCAGGAAGTCGCTACCAAGGGCGTCACGGTCAACACGGTGTCGCCGGGCTATATCGCCACCGACATGGTGAAAGCGATTCGTCAGGATGTGCTCGACAAGATCGTCGGCACGATCCCGGTCAAGCGCCTGGGCGAGCCGACCGAGATTGCGTCGATCTGCGCATGGTTGGCGTCTGAAGAGTCTGGCTTCTCCACCGGCGCGGACTTCTCCCTCAACGGCGGCCTGCACATGGGCTGA
- the phaR gene encoding polyhydroxyalkanoate synthesis repressor PhaR — MATSKKGTERLIKKYPNRRLYDTQTSTYITLADVKQLVMETEEFRVVDAKSGEDLTRSILLQIILEEETGGVPMFSGAMLAQIIRFYGNAMQGMMGTYLEKNIQAFVDIQSKLAENSKDLYSGNSFNPDMWSQFMNMQGPMMQGMMSNYIEQSKNLFVQMQEQMQSQAKNMFGTFPFNQPPEKK; from the coding sequence ATGGCCACCAGCAAGAAGGGCACCGAACGGCTGATCAAGAAATATCCTAACCGCCGGCTGTACGATACCCAAACCAGCACATACATCACGCTCGCAGACGTCAAGCAACTCGTGATGGAAACCGAAGAGTTTCGCGTCGTCGATGCGAAATCCGGTGAAGACCTGACCCGCAGCATCCTGCTGCAGATCATCCTCGAAGAGGAAACCGGCGGCGTGCCGATGTTCTCCGGCGCGATGCTCGCTCAGATCATCCGTTTCTATGGCAACGCCATGCAGGGCATGATGGGCACGTACCTGGAAAAGAACATCCAGGCGTTTGTCGACATCCAGAGCAAGCTGGCTGAAAACTCAAAGGATCTGTACAGCGGCAACTCCTTCAACCCCGACATGTGGTCGCAGTTCATGAACATGCAGGGGCCGATGATGCAAGGGATGATGAGCAACTACATCGAACAGAGCAAAAACCTGTTCGTGCAGATGCAGGAACAAATGCAGAGTCAAGCCAAGAACATGTTCGGGACCTTCCCGTTCAATCAGCCGCCCGAGAAGAAGTAA